One Pseudodesulfovibrio cashew DNA window includes the following coding sequences:
- a CDS encoding dihydrolipoyl dehydrogenase family protein — protein MTYDLVVIGAGPGGFDAAVAAAGYGLKTALVEKDFLGGTCLNRGCIPTKLWLGATSAIDELRNQAKMKVASGEVVVDFPALQARVQKHLSGTRKAMAMQLKKLGVDLVEGFGKLTGEGKVTVDTADGEQVLEYKNLILASGSKPIFFPGLEPDGECVLDSDMFLAQETMPSSLIVVGAGFIGLEMAQVAHRFGAKITVIDAMDRVAPLEDPEVSSALHSVFKRWKWDVLLEQRVAGVTTVDGQGVLTLDNREKITADKILVTVGRGPVTDGMGLAEAGVELLFNKVKVDEHLQAAPNIYAIGDVNGEIQLAHAAAHQAHYVAARIAGKADTPYAPGPVPSVLYGSPEVMRVGLMPNEAFLMDFDTAEVSKAPLAANPMAQAHAATQGFVKVVWSGGKVVGVTAVGHDVSRLTLGATLIVEQGWTEEDVHKTIFSHPSLDESLLMALKAERTKVQ, from the coding sequence ATGACTTATGATCTCGTGGTGATCGGCGCAGGCCCCGGCGGGTTTGACGCTGCCGTGGCCGCCGCCGGATATGGACTGAAGACCGCGCTGGTGGAGAAGGACTTCCTCGGGGGCACCTGCCTCAACCGGGGCTGCATCCCCACCAAGCTCTGGCTGGGTGCTACCTCGGCCATCGACGAGCTGCGCAATCAGGCCAAGATGAAGGTCGCCTCCGGCGAGGTCGTGGTGGACTTCCCGGCCCTCCAGGCGCGGGTGCAGAAGCACTTGTCCGGAACCCGCAAGGCCATGGCCATGCAGCTCAAGAAGCTGGGCGTGGACCTGGTCGAGGGCTTCGGCAAGCTGACCGGCGAGGGCAAGGTGACCGTGGACACGGCTGACGGCGAACAGGTGCTGGAATACAAGAACCTGATCCTGGCCTCCGGGTCCAAGCCCATCTTCTTCCCCGGCCTGGAACCGGACGGCGAGTGCGTGCTCGACTCCGACATGTTCCTGGCACAGGAAACCATGCCCTCCTCGCTGATCGTGGTCGGCGCGGGTTTCATCGGCCTGGAAATGGCCCAGGTGGCCCACCGCTTCGGCGCGAAGATCACGGTCATCGACGCCATGGACCGAGTGGCCCCGCTGGAGGACCCCGAAGTCTCCTCGGCCCTGCACTCGGTATTCAAGCGCTGGAAATGGGATGTGCTCCTGGAGCAGCGCGTGGCGGGCGTCACTACCGTGGACGGCCAGGGCGTTCTGACCCTGGACAACCGCGAAAAGATCACGGCGGACAAGATTCTGGTCACCGTGGGACGCGGTCCGGTTACCGACGGCATGGGACTCGCTGAAGCGGGCGTGGAGCTGCTCTTCAACAAGGTCAAGGTGGATGAACACCTCCAGGCCGCACCGAACATCTACGCCATCGGCGACGTCAACGGCGAGATCCAGCTGGCCCACGCGGCCGCGCACCAGGCCCACTACGTGGCCGCGCGCATCGCTGGCAAGGCGGACACCCCCTACGCTCCCGGCCCGGTGCCCAGCGTGCTCTACGGCTCGCCCGAAGTCATGCGCGTGGGGCTGATGCCCAACGAGGCCTTCCTCATGGACTTCGACACCGCCGAGGTCTCCAAGGCTCCCCTGGCGGCCAACCCCATGGCCCAGGCCCACGCGGCCACCCAGGGATTCGTCAAGGTGGTCTGGTCCGGTGGCAAGGTCGTCGGCGTCACCGCCGTGGGCCACGATGTCTCCCGGCTGACCCTCGGGGCAACGCTCATAGTGGAACAAGGCTGGACCGAAGAGGACGTCCACAAGACGATCTTCTCCCATCCGTCCCTGGACGAATCACTGCTGATGGCCCTCAAGGCCGAAAGGACCAAGGTACAATGA
- the gcvPA gene encoding aminomethyl-transferring glycine dehydrogenase subunit GcvPA — protein sequence MPYVPHTDDEVRDMLATIGVDSIEDLFAEISSDMRPASFDMPEGLSEMDVLTKLEAMAARNATDRVSFLGAGFYDHYIPAAVDALTMRGEFYTAYTPYQPEASQGTLQAIFEYQTAITRLLGMECANASVYDGGTALYEALMMAVRKTKRRKIVVSEALNPIYRVMLASYTSNLDIEFVTVPHKDGQTDIEGLKAAIDGETAALLVQNPNFFGSINDFTELFNACRENKAVSVISSYPVLQTLLKTPGDMGADIAVAEGQSLGLPLSFGGPYLGIMTCTKKMVRQMPGRIVGRTEDSEGRTGYVLTLQAREQHIRRQKATSNICSNQSLCALRALVHMCALGEMGLKRAARVSVERAHVCAERLTAIDGVEMLTKGPFGNEFAVTLPINAYEAIARLTERGYVPGFPLGRYYKDLENGLLVACTEKTSEEQIGIFAEMLKGALK from the coding sequence ATGCCTTACGTACCGCATACGGACGATGAAGTCCGTGACATGCTCGCCACCATCGGGGTCGACTCCATCGAAGACCTCTTCGCCGAGATCTCCAGCGATATGCGGCCCGCGAGCTTCGACATGCCCGAGGGGCTGAGCGAAATGGACGTGCTCACCAAGCTGGAGGCCATGGCCGCCAGAAACGCCACGGACCGCGTCAGCTTCCTGGGAGCGGGTTTCTACGACCACTACATCCCGGCGGCAGTAGACGCGCTGACCATGCGCGGCGAATTTTACACCGCCTACACTCCCTATCAGCCCGAGGCTTCCCAGGGCACCCTCCAGGCCATTTTCGAATACCAGACCGCTATCACCCGACTCCTGGGCATGGAGTGCGCAAACGCATCGGTCTACGACGGCGGCACCGCCCTGTACGAGGCGCTGATGATGGCCGTGCGCAAGACCAAGCGACGCAAGATCGTCGTCTCCGAGGCATTGAACCCCATCTACAGGGTCATGCTCGCCTCCTACACCTCCAACCTGGACATCGAATTCGTCACCGTGCCGCACAAGGACGGCCAGACCGACATCGAAGGGCTCAAGGCAGCCATTGACGGCGAGACCGCAGCCCTGCTGGTCCAGAACCCGAACTTCTTCGGCTCCATCAACGACTTCACCGAGCTGTTCAACGCATGCCGCGAGAACAAGGCCGTGTCGGTTATCTCCTCCTACCCGGTGCTGCAGACCCTGCTGAAGACGCCCGGAGACATGGGCGCGGATATCGCCGTGGCCGAAGGGCAGTCCCTGGGCCTGCCACTCTCCTTCGGTGGTCCGTACCTGGGCATCATGACCTGCACCAAGAAGATGGTCCGCCAGATGCCGGGCCGTATCGTGGGCCGGACCGAGGACTCCGAGGGCCGCACCGGCTACGTGCTCACCCTGCAGGCGCGCGAGCAGCACATCCGCCGCCAGAAGGCCACCTCCAACATCTGCTCCAACCAGTCGCTCTGCGCCCTGCGCGCCCTGGTGCACATGTGCGCCCTGGGTGAGATGGGCTTGAAGCGGGCCGCCCGCGTGTCCGTGGAGCGCGCCCACGTCTGCGCCGAACGGCTCACGGCCATAGACGGCGTGGAAATGCTGACCAAGGGCCCCTTCGGCAACGAATTCGCCGTGACCCTGCCCATTAACGCCTACGAGGCCATCGCTCGGCTGACCGAGCGCGGCTATGTGCCAGGCTTCCCCCTGGGCCGCTACTACAAGGACCTGGAAAACGGGCTCCTCGTGGCATGCACCGAAAAGACCAGCGAAGAACAGATCGGCATCTTTGCCGAGATGCTCAAAGGAGCGCTCAAATGA
- the gcvPB gene encoding aminomethyl-transferring glycine dehydrogenase subunit GcvPB — MKTIFDKSVAGREGCWPCEGMAEEAYIPAELLRQGEIGLPSASELDVVRHFTKLSQRNFGVDGNFYPLGSCTMKYNPKFTENVAALPGFTRLHPVLPQLQGAGGLCQGALEVMFETERLLSELTGMAAYTLHPMAGAHGELTGVMLMAAYHKDKGNKKTKVIVPDSAHGTNPASAAIAGYEVISIESVDGIVSPEALAEVLDDEVAGMMMTCPNTLGLFEKNLPKIVEMLREVDALLYYDGANLNAIMGKMRVGDVGFDIVHLNLHKTFATPHGGGGPGSGPVGVSEKLVPYLPISRVEKQEDGQFRLNYKHPKSIGYVAPFYGNFGVVLKAYAYMLRLGGPGLTRATENAVLAANYMRKRLADHFEVPYNRICMHEFVASAAGQAKAGVHAIDIAKALLDKGHHAPTVYFPLIVPEAIMIEPTETENKETLDRFIDDLIEIAELVDTTPEAITTAPVTLPVTRLDETRAARSMELTDDL; from the coding sequence ATGAAGACCATCTTTGATAAATCCGTAGCCGGGCGCGAAGGCTGCTGGCCCTGCGAAGGCATGGCCGAAGAGGCCTACATCCCCGCCGAACTGCTCCGCCAGGGCGAGATAGGCCTGCCCTCGGCCAGCGAACTGGACGTGGTCCGCCACTTCACCAAGCTCTCCCAGCGCAACTTCGGCGTGGACGGCAACTTCTATCCCCTGGGGTCTTGTACCATGAAGTACAACCCCAAGTTCACCGAAAACGTGGCTGCCCTGCCCGGCTTCACCCGGCTCCACCCGGTGCTGCCGCAGCTCCAGGGTGCCGGCGGACTCTGCCAGGGCGCGCTGGAGGTCATGTTCGAGACCGAGCGGCTCCTGTCCGAACTCACCGGCATGGCCGCCTACACCCTGCACCCCATGGCCGGAGCGCACGGCGAACTGACCGGCGTCATGCTCATGGCCGCCTATCACAAGGACAAGGGCAACAAGAAGACCAAGGTCATCGTGCCCGACTCGGCCCACGGCACCAACCCGGCTTCCGCCGCCATCGCGGGCTACGAGGTCATCTCCATCGAATCGGTGGACGGCATCGTCAGCCCCGAGGCCCTGGCCGAAGTCCTGGACGACGAAGTGGCGGGCATGATGATGACCTGCCCCAACACTCTGGGGCTGTTCGAGAAAAACCTGCCCAAGATCGTGGAGATGCTCCGCGAGGTGGACGCCCTGCTCTACTATGACGGAGCCAACCTCAACGCCATCATGGGCAAGATGCGCGTGGGCGACGTGGGCTTCGACATCGTCCACCTGAACCTGCACAAGACCTTTGCCACGCCCCACGGCGGCGGCGGTCCCGGCTCCGGCCCGGTGGGCGTCAGCGAAAAGCTCGTGCCCTACCTGCCTATCTCCCGCGTTGAAAAGCAGGAGGACGGCCAGTTCCGCCTCAACTACAAGCACCCGAAATCCATCGGCTACGTGGCCCCGTTCTACGGCAACTTCGGCGTAGTGCTCAAGGCCTACGCCTACATGCTGCGACTGGGTGGCCCCGGCCTTACCCGGGCCACCGAGAACGCGGTCCTGGCCGCCAACTATATGCGCAAGCGGCTGGCCGACCACTTCGAGGTGCCCTACAACCGCATCTGCATGCATGAATTCGTGGCCTCCGCCGCGGGACAGGCCAAGGCGGGCGTGCACGCCATCGACATCGCCAAGGCGCTGCTGGACAAGGGCCACCATGCCCCCACGGTCTACTTCCCGCTCATCGTGCCCGAAGCGATCATGATCGAACCCACCGAGACCGAGAACAAGGAGACCCTTGACCGGTTCATCGACGACCTGATCGAAATCGCTGAGCTGGTCGACACCACCCCCGAGGCCATAACCACCGCTCCGGTCACCCTGCCGGTCACCCGGCTGGACGAAACCCGTGCGGCGCGCTCCATGGAGCTGACCGATGACTTATGA
- a CDS encoding substrate-binding periplasmic protein: MKWHFPCIVGLVCLSCVLFLSQPSVGSDAEERDQGVLSVLYLEFPPYYFTNPHGQADGILLNLARDIFREAGIGTRYASMPAKRVLENFRKAGDSDRFASVGWFKTPERMGFARFSRPIYQNRPLVILFLEKHRALFEKYETFEQLTADGTLTLGLLDGYSYHTALDTMIRRSSTRKRVVVGEFPQLVRMLAAERFFYIIVAPEEVDRLIEASGLPKGRFMSKAMRDIPTGNKRYVMFSKGVPDSLIERVNMAIGRVVGEKSE, translated from the coding sequence ATGAAGTGGCATTTCCCCTGCATCGTGGGCCTCGTCTGCCTGTCATGCGTCCTTTTCCTTTCGCAGCCGTCCGTCGGGTCGGATGCGGAGGAACGGGACCAGGGAGTGCTGTCTGTTCTCTACCTGGAGTTTCCGCCTTATTACTTCACCAATCCCCATGGCCAGGCGGACGGCATCCTGTTGAACCTGGCGCGGGACATCTTTCGCGAGGCAGGGATCGGGACGAGGTACGCATCCATGCCCGCCAAAAGGGTGCTGGAGAATTTTCGCAAGGCAGGAGATTCCGACCGCTTCGCATCGGTTGGGTGGTTCAAGACCCCGGAGAGGATGGGGTTCGCCAGGTTCTCCCGCCCCATCTACCAAAATCGTCCCTTGGTCATCCTGTTTCTGGAAAAGCACAGGGCCCTCTTCGAGAAATACGAAACGTTTGAGCAGTTGACCGCTGATGGAACCCTCACTCTCGGTTTGTTGGACGGGTACTCCTATCACACCGCCTTGGATACCATGATCCGGCGCAGTTCCACGCGGAAGCGCGTGGTGGTGGGGGAGTTCCCCCAACTGGTTCGTATGCTGGCCGCTGAACGGTTCTTTTACATCATCGTCGCGCCGGAAGAGGTCGACAGGTTGATTGAGGCGAGCGGATTGCCGAAGGGGCGTTTCATGAGCAAGGCCATGCGAGATATTCCTACTGGCAACAAACGGTATGTGATGTTCAGCAAGGGGGTGCCGGATTCCCTCATTGAGCGTGTGAACATGGCCATTGGCCGGGTGGTGGGGGAGAAGTCGGAATAG
- a CDS encoding sigma-54 interaction domain-containing protein, giving the protein MALNLDGIIGDSPALTQVFKVLGKVAPTDSTVLVTGESGTGKELLVRALHANSSRRGKAFVPINCGAIPKELLESELFGHEKGAFTHAIRTRQGRFELADGGTIFLDEIGEMDLSLQVKILRALQEKEIERVGGTSVKKVDVRVVAATNRELEDEVRAGRFREDLFYRLNVIPLHLPPLRERGNDVLLLAEHFLKGHCSSKGRKPLVLSDKAKEMFLTYSWPGNVRELENFMERLSILCDTDEILPEDLPEKIFLDIGEKPLKRVEETVPMRPAGFEWPTLKDMNDEGFKLKEFLEAIEGRLLAEAMEGAEGVKNKAAELVGIKRTTLIEKLKKRGLL; this is encoded by the coding sequence ATGGCGCTCAACCTGGACGGTATCATCGGGGATAGCCCGGCGCTGACCCAAGTTTTCAAGGTCCTTGGCAAGGTGGCCCCCACGGATTCCACTGTCCTTGTCACCGGTGAATCCGGGACGGGCAAGGAGCTGCTGGTCCGCGCCCTGCACGCCAACTCTTCCCGCCGGGGCAAGGCGTTCGTGCCCATCAACTGTGGCGCCATCCCCAAGGAACTGCTGGAGTCCGAACTTTTCGGCCATGAAAAGGGCGCATTCACCCATGCCATCCGCACGCGGCAGGGGCGTTTCGAGCTGGCCGACGGCGGGACCATCTTTCTGGACGAGATCGGGGAGATGGACCTGAGCCTTCAGGTCAAGATCCTGCGTGCCCTCCAGGAGAAGGAGATCGAGCGCGTCGGAGGTACGTCGGTCAAGAAGGTGGACGTCCGCGTGGTGGCGGCCACCAACCGCGAACTGGAGGACGAGGTCCGTGCGGGCCGGTTCCGCGAAGACCTGTTCTATCGCCTCAACGTCATCCCTCTGCATCTGCCGCCCCTACGGGAGCGCGGCAACGACGTCCTGTTGCTGGCCGAACATTTTCTCAAGGGCCACTGCTCCAGCAAAGGGCGCAAGCCGCTTGTTCTGTCCGACAAGGCCAAGGAGATGTTTCTGACGTATTCCTGGCCCGGCAACGTCCGCGAGTTGGAAAACTTCATGGAACGTCTTTCCATCCTGTGCGACACGGATGAAATCCTTCCCGAGGATCTGCCGGAGAAGATCTTCCTCGATATAGGCGAAAAGCCGTTGAAGAGGGTGGAGGAAACGGTGCCCATGCGGCCCGCAGGGTTCGAGTGGCCTACGCTCAAGGACATGAACGACGAAGGATTCAAGCTCAAGGAATTCCTGGAAGCCATCGAAGGGCGATTGCTTGCCGAGGCCATGGAAGGCGCTGAAGGGGTCAAGAACAAGGCCGCCGAACTGGTGGGCATCAAGCGGACGACCCTGATAGAAAAGTTGAAGAAACGAGGGCTGTTGTAG
- the gcvH gene encoding glycine cleavage system protein GcvH encodes MIPEDLKYTKSHEWVMIEGDVATVGITDFAQEQLGDMTFVELPEVGDTFEAGSEMGSVESVKAASEIYSPVSGEVIEVNEELEDAPEKVNEEPYGDGWMVKFKIKGEPEGLLDAEEYTSLVESEAH; translated from the coding sequence ATGATTCCCGAAGATCTGAAGTACACCAAATCCCACGAGTGGGTCATGATCGAAGGCGACGTGGCCACTGTCGGCATCACCGATTTCGCCCAGGAGCAGCTCGGCGATATGACCTTCGTGGAACTGCCTGAAGTCGGCGACACCTTCGAGGCCGGTTCCGAGATGGGCTCCGTCGAGTCGGTCAAGGCCGCCAGTGAAATTTACTCCCCGGTCTCGGGCGAGGTCATCGAGGTCAACGAAGAGCTGGAGGACGCCCCGGAAAAGGTCAACGAAGAACCGTACGGCGACGGCTGGATGGTCAAGTTCAAGATCAAGGGCGAGCCTGAAGGGCTCCTGGACGCCGAGGAATACACCTCTCTGGTAGAATCCGAGGCCCACTAA
- a CDS encoding class I SAM-dependent methyltransferase, producing MSTTRLTVPDPGSRVEVAVDGRVWLLDRAADMEALWDAMGDDDLDEDERLPYWAEVWPASVLLGRHILRNADRLKGCRCLDIGCGLGLTGMIAADAGAQVAAFDYEWPAVSFARHNAALNKVEQPLWLVMDWRYPALAEGVFDFIWGGDVLYEKRFFDPLIRLFRHALAPGGKIWIGEPVRTVSRPVWDELRAEGFAAEKLTVEKVALCGQNATVNLWEITIP from the coding sequence ATGAGCACAACACGTCTTACCGTTCCCGATCCCGGATCGCGCGTGGAGGTGGCCGTGGACGGCCGCGTCTGGCTGTTGGACCGAGCCGCCGACATGGAGGCGCTCTGGGACGCCATGGGCGACGACGATTTGGATGAGGATGAGCGGCTGCCGTACTGGGCCGAGGTCTGGCCTGCCAGCGTGTTGCTGGGGCGGCACATCCTGCGCAACGCGGATCGCCTCAAGGGGTGCCGTTGTCTGGACATCGGCTGCGGGCTCGGACTGACCGGCATGATCGCCGCCGATGCAGGCGCGCAGGTCGCGGCCTTCGACTACGAGTGGCCCGCCGTCAGCTTCGCCCGGCACAATGCCGCACTGAACAAAGTGGAGCAGCCTCTCTGGCTGGTCATGGACTGGCGGTATCCCGCCTTGGCCGAAGGCGTATTCGACTTCATCTGGGGCGGAGACGTGCTCTATGAAAAGCGGTTTTTCGACCCCCTGATCAGGCTTTTTCGCCATGCGCTCGCGCCGGGCGGCAAGATCTGGATCGGAGAGCCTGTGCGCACTGTGTCCCGCCCGGTGTGGGACGAGTTGCGCGCCGAAGGCTTTGCGGCAGAAAAGCTGACCGTGGAAAAGGTCGCCCTGTGCGGCCAGAACGCCACGGTAAACCTGTGGGAAATCACCATCCCCTAG
- the nikR gene encoding nickel-responsive transcriptional regulator NikR encodes MGKTIRFGVSLDSDLLQKFDEHCEERSYQTRSEAIRDLIRNTLVQREWEQAEGDLAGTLTLVYDHHKSGLSQRLTEIQHDHHDVIQSSLHVHLDHHNCLEVIILKGDADVIKALGQKLISTKGVKHGNLALTTTGRDLI; translated from the coding sequence ATGGGCAAGACAATTCGTTTCGGCGTTTCACTGGATTCCGACCTGCTGCAGAAGTTCGACGAGCACTGTGAGGAGCGCAGCTATCAGACCCGCTCCGAGGCCATCCGCGATCTGATTCGCAACACCCTGGTACAGCGCGAATGGGAACAGGCCGAAGGCGATCTGGCCGGGACCCTGACCCTGGTCTACGACCATCACAAGTCCGGGCTCTCCCAGCGGCTGACAGAAATCCAGCACGACCACCACGATGTCATCCAGTCGTCCCTGCACGTGCATCTGGATCACCACAACTGCCTCGAAGTAATCATCCTCAAGGGCGATGCCGATGTCATCAAGGCTCTGGGCCAGAAGCTCATCTCCACCAAGGGCGTCAAGCACGGCAACCTCGCTTTGACCACTACCGGCAGGGATTTGATTTAG
- a CDS encoding flagellar basal body rod C-terminal domain-containing protein, with translation MIDTNLSALDALGTTQQVSANNIANVSTEEFKASSVSLETGPEGEGVRVASINESTTSGPVVDGVEQSNTDIGTEMVNMMTTSRAFSANTAFIRASEEMTGHLLNMIA, from the coding sequence ATGATCGATACCAATCTCTCGGCGCTGGACGCGCTGGGCACGACCCAGCAGGTCTCGGCCAATAATATCGCCAATGTCTCCACCGAGGAGTTCAAGGCGTCCTCCGTGTCCCTTGAAACCGGGCCGGAGGGCGAGGGCGTGCGCGTGGCCTCCATCAATGAGTCGACCACGTCCGGCCCCGTGGTGGACGGGGTGGAGCAGTCCAACACCGACATCGGCACGGAGATGGTGAACATGATGACCACCAGCCGTGCCTTCTCCGCCAATACCGCCTTCATTCGCGCCTCCGAGGAGATGACCGGCCACCTGCTGAACATGATCGCCTGA
- the folE2 gene encoding GTP cyclohydrolase FolE2, with amino-acid sequence MEDVQKHQAAIAMPIDRVGVKGLRLPIIVRDRQSGIQHTVAQVSLSVDLPAKFKGTHMSRFVEALEHWSGELDYNSFRTLLDDVVVRLQARSAHVRFVFPFFLRKQSPGSGASGFMDYTCRVDGKLKDGKLTFTLGADVPVMTVCPCSKAISEEGAHSQRAEVRIRTRFNGFLWLEDLIEIGERAGSCQLYSLLKREDEKFVTEAAFANPTFVEDVVREAAKGLDEHPQVHWYTVEVESFESIHNHSAFAVIESGS; translated from the coding sequence ATGGAAGACGTACAGAAGCACCAGGCGGCCATCGCCATGCCCATCGACAGGGTGGGTGTGAAGGGACTGCGCCTGCCGATCATTGTTAGGGACCGGCAGTCCGGCATCCAGCACACCGTGGCCCAGGTATCGCTTTCGGTGGACCTGCCCGCCAAGTTCAAGGGCACGCACATGAGTCGATTCGTGGAGGCGTTGGAGCACTGGTCCGGCGAGCTTGACTACAACTCCTTCCGGACATTGCTTGATGATGTGGTGGTGCGGCTTCAGGCCCGGAGCGCCCATGTGCGGTTCGTATTTCCCTTTTTTCTGCGCAAGCAGTCCCCGGGCAGCGGGGCGAGCGGGTTCATGGATTACACCTGCCGTGTGGACGGCAAGCTCAAGGACGGCAAACTGACCTTCACCCTGGGCGCGGACGTGCCGGTGATGACGGTCTGCCCATGCTCCAAGGCCATTTCCGAAGAGGGCGCGCACTCCCAGCGGGCCGAGGTCCGCATCCGCACCCGCTTCAACGGTTTCCTCTGGCTTGAGGACCTGATCGAGATCGGCGAGCGGGCCGGTTCCTGCCAGTTGTATTCGCTGCTTAAGCGTGAGGATGAGAAGTTCGTCACCGAGGCGGCCTTTGCCAACCCCACCTTCGTGGAGGATGTGGTCCGGGAGGCCGCCAAGGGATTGGACGAGCACCCTCAGGTTCACTGGTACACCGTGGAGGTGGAGAGCTTCGAGTCCATCCATAACCATTCGGCCTTTGCCGTGATCGAGAGCGGTTCCTGA
- a CDS encoding NAD(P)/FAD-dependent oxidoreductase codes for MTVKTNFDVIIVGGGPAGLFAAYYLGEHSDLDVLLIDKGRRSLKRNCPLSGDQECIKCRPCNILCGVGGAGLFSDGKLNFIHKLGKTDLTQFVGTSEAHALIDETEEIFNRFGMDGKVFPTDMDKAKDIRKQARKHGIDLLVIKQKHLGSDNLPGHIAGMADHIREQGVFFHTSEEVRDVQVSKGRVTGVTTNRREYTAKNVILAPGRVGAEWVAGVVRQHGIEVSQRGIEVGVRVEVHNEIMQDLCSVIYDPTFFVRTNKYDDQTRTFCTNYGGFVALENYQDFVCVNGHALMNTKSENTNFAFLSKVVLNDPVEDNQAYGESIGRLATLIGGGKPILQRFGDLRRGRRSTWDRIGNGYIEPTMKNVVPGDIAMALPERIVTNLMDGLEQLNNVVPGVSNDETLLYAPEIKFFATQVETGKHLETAVEGLFVAGDGPGVAGNIVGAAATALIPAKEILRRS; via the coding sequence ATGACCGTAAAGACCAATTTTGACGTTATTATCGTGGGCGGCGGCCCGGCGGGACTGTTCGCCGCGTATTATCTGGGCGAGCATTCGGATCTGGACGTGCTGCTTATCGACAAGGGGCGGCGTTCGCTCAAGCGCAACTGCCCGCTCTCGGGCGACCAGGAGTGCATCAAGTGCCGCCCGTGCAACATCTTGTGCGGCGTGGGCGGGGCCGGGCTGTTCTCGGACGGCAAGCTCAATTTCATCCACAAGCTGGGCAAGACCGACCTGACCCAGTTCGTGGGGACCTCCGAGGCCCATGCGCTCATCGACGAGACCGAGGAAATCTTCAACCGCTTCGGCATGGACGGCAAGGTCTTCCCCACGGACATGGACAAGGCCAAGGACATCCGCAAGCAGGCGCGCAAGCACGGCATTGACCTGCTGGTCATCAAGCAGAAGCACCTGGGCAGCGACAATCTGCCCGGACACATCGCGGGCATGGCCGACCATATTCGGGAGCAGGGCGTGTTTTTCCATACCTCGGAAGAGGTCAGGGACGTGCAGGTGAGCAAGGGCAGGGTCACGGGCGTGACCACCAACCGGCGCGAGTACACGGCCAAGAACGTGATCCTTGCTCCGGGTCGCGTGGGCGCGGAGTGGGTGGCTGGCGTGGTCCGCCAGCACGGCATCGAGGTTTCCCAGCGGGGCATTGAGGTGGGCGTGCGCGTGGAGGTCCATAATGAGATCATGCAGGACCTCTGCTCGGTCATTTACGACCCGACGTTTTTTGTGCGCACCAACAAGTACGACGACCAGACCCGGACTTTCTGCACCAACTACGGCGGTTTCGTCGCCTTGGAGAACTACCAGGATTTCGTCTGCGTCAACGGGCACGCATTGATGAACACCAAGTCCGAGAACACGAACTTCGCGTTTCTGTCCAAGGTTGTGCTCAACGACCCTGTGGAGGACAACCAGGCGTATGGCGAGTCCATCGGACGGCTGGCAACGCTGATCGGCGGCGGCAAGCCCATTCTCCAGCGGTTCGGCGATCTGCGGCGCGGGCGGCGGTCCACCTGGGACCGGATCGGCAACGGGTACATCGAGCCGACCATGAAGAACGTGGTGCCGGGCGACATCGCCATGGCCCTGCCCGAGCGCATCGTTACCAACCTGATGGACGGGCTTGAGCAGTTGAATAATGTGGTGCCGGGCGTGTCCAACGACGAGACCCTGCTGTATGCGCCGGAGATCAAGTTCTTCGCCACTCAGGTGGAGACGGGCAAGCATCTGGAAACGGCGGTGGAAGGGCTGTTTGTGGCCGGTGACGGCCCGGGCGTGGCCGGCAATATCGTGGGTGCGGCGGCTACGGCGCTGATTCCGGCGAAGGAAATTCTCCGGCGAAGTTGA
- a CDS encoding YhcH/YjgK/YiaL family protein has translation MILDVLENADAYVAMNPHFTKAFAFLRQPGLDRLAEGRHEVDGENVYAVVAMGPGRKPENALIETHDRYIDIQFVLKGMDTIGWKARKDLGPATEASDPRSDVAFYPDAPSVWTPVGPGMFGIYFPEDGHLPMISEGELHKVIMKVAV, from the coding sequence ATGATCCTCGACGTCCTGGAAAACGCGGACGCCTATGTGGCCATGAATCCGCACTTCACCAAGGCCTTCGCCTTTCTGCGGCAGCCCGGTCTGGACCGGCTCGCCGAGGGCAGGCACGAAGTGGACGGCGAGAACGTCTACGCCGTGGTGGCCATGGGACCGGGACGCAAGCCCGAGAATGCGCTCATTGAGACGCACGACCGCTATATCGACATCCAGTTCGTCCTGAAAGGCATGGACACCATCGGCTGGAAGGCGAGAAAGGATCTCGGCCCTGCCACGGAGGCCTCCGACCCGCGAAGCGACGTGGCGTTCTACCCCGACGCGCCGTCCGTGTGGACGCCGGTGGGACCGGGCATGTTCGGCATCTACTTCCCCGAGGACGGGCACTTGCCCATGATCTCGGAAGGCGAGCTGCACAAGGTGATCATGAAAGTGGCGGTCTGA